A single window of Methanobacterium formicicum DNA harbors:
- a CDS encoding Hsp20/alpha crystallin family protein, which yields MDEKKTRLESKGQEKGVKAKAAEVKDTVSEKGEEVKAKAAEVKDTVSDKGEEVKIKATEAKDTVSDRSKEIKENATVKTEELRTTAEKVVNDVLKTIREKQEDLGKTINDYTAPNTPYVDLVDTPTEFILIADLPGVGKEDLSVDVTQESVTITATFPAAMEGEDVNYIKRERGHGEVTRTLKLPEEIKIKEASANFEESALTIKLPKILPETQKLEIN from the coding sequence ATGGACGAGAAAAAAACAAGACTGGAATCCAAAGGCCAAGAAAAAGGAGTTAAAGCCAAAGCTGCCGAGGTTAAAGACACTGTTTCAGAGAAAGGGGAAGAGGTTAAAGCTAAAGCTGCTGAGGTTAAAGATACTGTTTCTGATAAGGGGGAAGAAGTTAAAATCAAAGCTACTGAAGCTAAGGATACGGTTTCTGATAGAAGTAAAGAAATCAAAGAAAATGCCACGGTTAAAACTGAAGAACTACGTACCACTGCCGAAAAAGTGGTTAACGATGTACTGAAAACCATTCGTGAGAAACAGGAAGATCTGGGCAAAACCATCAATGACTACACTGCACCCAACACTCCCTATGTGGATCTCGTGGACACCCCCACTGAATTTATTCTCATAGCTGACCTTCCAGGAGTGGGTAAGGAAGATTTATCCGTGGATGTGACCCAGGAATCAGTGACCATCACTGCTACCTTCCCTGCAGCCATGGAGGGGGAAGATGTAAACTACATAAAAAGGGAAAGAGGTCATGGAGAAGTTACCCGTACCCTGAAATTACCGGAAGAGATCAAAATTAAAGAGGCCAGTGCCAATTTTGAAGAATCAGCCCTGACCATAAAACTTCCCAAAATACTTCCTGAAACCCAAAAATTAGAAATCAACTAA
- a CDS encoding SIS domain-containing protein: protein MHYKMYEEMMEQPRSLKDTMKAEKSHMKEMSEKFDEFDKIYLVGCGSSLSTCFSSKDAMNMVSNRNLEVFTGYEFFYHKNLQEKNAGVILTSQSGETADTLAALRRAKKEGMYTVSIINEEKSTMAQESTDVILTRGGRETAILGTKTYMTQLMCLYQILLGMETSSQSQEVLADLAKIPSITQDLLKKTEAENKALAQKYADYDIFYCMGSGPNYGLAYKLAMTMFMEGAIKHACPLYSGEFRHGLIERVEKDVPVVFLEADYPGDEFTRKSIEFSQKIGANNLIYRMQDYADINPLLAPFVLVVPLEWFVYYLAHFNQEDPGSTRHIGKVRY, encoded by the coding sequence ATGCATTATAAAATGTATGAAGAGATGATGGAGCAACCTCGCTCTTTGAAAGACACCATGAAGGCAGAAAAATCTCACATGAAAGAAATGAGTGAGAAATTCGATGAATTTGATAAAATTTATCTGGTAGGCTGTGGAAGCTCCCTTTCAACATGTTTTTCATCTAAAGATGCTATGAACATGGTTTCAAACAGGAACCTGGAAGTTTTTACCGGTTATGAATTTTTCTATCATAAAAATCTCCAGGAAAAAAATGCAGGGGTAATTTTAACATCCCAATCTGGAGAAACAGCCGATACACTGGCCGCCCTTCGAAGAGCAAAGAAGGAAGGGATGTACACTGTGTCCATTATCAATGAAGAAAAAAGCACCATGGCCCAGGAATCAACTGATGTGATTTTAACCCGGGGAGGCCGGGAAACTGCCATACTGGGAACCAAGACCTACATGACCCAACTCATGTGCCTTTATCAGATCCTCCTGGGAATGGAAACCTCCTCTCAATCCCAGGAAGTACTGGCGGACCTGGCAAAGATTCCCTCAATTACCCAGGACCTGTTAAAAAAGACTGAAGCTGAGAACAAGGCTCTGGCCCAGAAATACGCTGATTACGATATATTCTACTGCATGGGCAGTGGCCCCAACTATGGGCTGGCCTATAAACTGGCCATGACCATGTTTATGGAAGGGGCTATAAAGCATGCCTGTCCACTGTATTCTGGTGAATTCCGCCACGGACTTATTGAACGGGTGGAAAAGGATGTTCCAGTGGTATTCCTTGAAGCGGACTATCCTGGTGATGAATTCACCCGCAAATCAATAGAGTTCTCCCAGAAAATTGGGGCGAATAACCTAATATACCGAATGCAGGATTATGCAGATATAAACCCATTACTGGCACCATTTGTATTAGTAGTGCCTCTGGAATGGTTTGTTTATTACCTGGCCCATTTCAACCAGGAAGATCCCGGAAGCACCCGGCACATTGGGAAGGTTAGGTATTAA
- a CDS encoding thiamine-phosphate synthase family protein, with protein MIIEKLERAVHILENSPEFAQLIPEVRSNLVMAKRDAQTIDDVAGIPGRITSVHGLPRAVAVPDFGASSHMARLVLGVMHYDPERRSALNIKYHPDLVEICRKLGLRVSSYDRSNEPEEVAKKEGSTISWGVKIAVENLNGAVPDIIYHHGAWGKEPMMVMVGMEVEELAEMAVCLAKLFISQKK; from the coding sequence ATGATAATAGAGAAGCTGGAAAGGGCCGTGCATATTTTAGAGAATTCACCAGAATTTGCACAGTTAATCCCCGAAGTCCGGAGTAACCTGGTAATGGCCAAAAGGGATGCCCAAACCATAGATGATGTGGCCGGGATTCCCGGACGTATAACCAGTGTCCATGGCCTGCCCCGTGCAGTGGCAGTTCCTGATTTTGGTGCTTCATCCCATATGGCCCGACTTGTTTTGGGAGTCATGCACTATGATCCTGAAAGGCGCAGTGCCCTTAACATTAAATATCACCCCGATCTAGTGGAAATATGCCGTAAACTGGGTTTAAGGGTTTCCAGTTATGATCGTAGCAATGAACCAGAAGAAGTGGCCAAAAAAGAGGGTAGCACCATTTCATGGGGCGTCAAAATAGCTGTAGAAAATCTAAATGGTGCTGTTCCTGATATCATCTACCACCATGGTGCCTGGGGAAAAGAACCCATGATGGTAATGGTGGGAATGGAAGTTGAAGAACTGGCAGAAATGGCAGTGTGCCTGGCCAAATTATTCATTTCCCAGAAAAAGTAA
- a CDS encoding NOG1 family protein, producing the protein MFLPNIPTPDEVLDKGFSRAKKAAAKVRTSKIHRQHKSKRIEEVRIQTACQVIRDTFEEILEKTPHVEELPMFYQDYIDVAVGVDDLKRCLGALNWANGVLEKLQNQYTHKVRRSPPESAAQVRKAAFGRIASVVNRIGDELDFLNYAKQKLRNIPTVDTEATTAVIAGFPNVGKSTLMRRITNAEPEVADYPFTTKGIQIGHFERRWQNYQIIDTPGLLDRPVEDMNQIELNAMVALEHLADLILFVFDPSQTSGFPVENQVNLYWEIRKIFRNTPVFPLFNKMDLADDEEKIKYIEQHITTEDKPLMVAASEGKGIAEIIAKLEEFNREEMRNRGD; encoded by the coding sequence ATGTTTTTACCCAACATACCCACCCCGGATGAAGTGCTTGACAAGGGATTCAGCCGGGCTAAGAAAGCCGCGGCCAAGGTTCGCACCTCCAAAATTCACCGGCAGCACAAATCAAAGAGAATAGAGGAAGTAAGAATTCAAACTGCCTGCCAGGTCATCAGAGACACCTTTGAAGAGATACTGGAGAAAACACCCCATGTAGAGGAACTCCCTATGTTCTACCAGGATTACATAGATGTGGCGGTGGGAGTTGATGATCTTAAAAGATGTCTGGGAGCGTTGAACTGGGCCAACGGAGTTTTAGAAAAATTACAAAACCAGTATACTCATAAAGTAAGAAGATCACCCCCTGAAAGTGCAGCACAGGTTAGAAAAGCAGCTTTCGGTAGGATAGCCTCAGTGGTTAACCGTATCGGGGATGAACTCGACTTTTTAAACTACGCCAAGCAGAAACTGCGTAACATACCCACCGTGGACACCGAGGCCACCACCGCAGTTATTGCTGGTTTCCCCAATGTGGGTAAGTCCACCCTCATGCGCAGGATAACCAATGCTGAACCCGAAGTGGCGGACTACCCCTTCACCACCAAGGGAATCCAGATCGGACACTTTGAAAGGCGCTGGCAGAACTATCAGATCATTGACACTCCTGGGCTTCTGGACCGCCCGGTGGAGGATATGAACCAGATTGAACTGAACGCCATGGTTGCCCTGGAACACCTGGCGGATCTTATCTTATTTGTATTTGACCCGTCCCAAACTTCGGGATTCCCTGTGGAAAACCAGGTAAACCTTTACTGGGAGATAAGGAAGATATTCAGAAACACACCGGTTTTCCCGCTTTTCAATAAAATGGATCTGGCAGATGATGAAGAAAAGATTAAGTACATTGAACAACACATTACTACCGAGGATAAACCCTTGATGGTCGCTGCATCTGAAGGCAAAGGAATAGCAGAGATAATCGCAAAATTAGAGGAATTTAACCGGGAAGAAATGAGAAATAGGGGAGACTAA